The Coregonus clupeaformis isolate EN_2021a unplaced genomic scaffold, ASM2061545v1 scaf0033, whole genome shotgun sequence DNA window cacagaccacttctcagttcctatgcttcctggctgatgttttggtcacttttgaatgctggcggtgctttcactctagtggtagcatgagacggagtctacaacccacacaagtggctcagatagagcagctcatccaggatggcacatcaatgcgagctgtggcaagaaggtttgctgtgtctgtcagcgtagtgtccagagcatggaggcgctaccaggagacaggccagtacatcaagaGACGTGgtggaggccgtaggagggcaacaacacagcagcaggactactacctccacctttgtgcaaggaagagcaggaggagcactgccagagccctgcaaaatgacctccagcaggccacaaatgtgcatgtgtctgctcaaacggtcagaaacagactccatgagggtggtatgagggcccgacgtccacaggtgggggttgtgcttacagcccaacaccgtgcaggacgtttggcatttgccagagaacaccaagattcgccactggcgccctgtgctcttcacagatgaaagcaggttcacactgagcacgtgacagacgtgacagagtctggagatgccgtggagaacgttctgctgcctgcaacatcctccagcatgaccggtttggcagtgggtcagtcatggtgtggggtggcatttatttggggggccgcacagccctccatgtgctcgccagaggtagcctgactgccattaggtaccgagatgagatcctcagaccccttgtgagaccatatgctggtgcggttggccctgggttcctcctaatgcaagacaatgctagacctcatgtggctggagtgtgtcagcagttcctgcaagaggaaggcattgatgctatggactggcccgcccgttccccagacctgaatccaattgagcacatctgggacatcatgtctcgctccatccaccaacgccacgttgcacaacagactgtccaggagttggcggatgctttagtccaggtctgggaggagatccctcaggagaccatccgccacctcatcaggagcatgcccaggtgttgtagggaggtcatacaggcacgtggaggccacacacactactgagcctcattttgacttgttttaatgacattacatcaacgttggatcagcctgtagtgtggttttccactttaattttgagggtgactccaaatccagacctccatggtttGATaattttgatttccattgataatttttgtgtgattttgttgtcagcacattcaactatgtaaagaaaaaaggatttaataagattatttcattcattcagatctaggatgtgttattttagtgttccctttatttttttgagcagtgtatattgtttTGTCATCTtcacaaatcaactgcattatacttaaaaaacacttcaacttcaaccagtaaaaagGCTTTTTGGCTAGCTTCTGCTACAGCCGATATCAATGAGCGTTAGCcttctagctaacaactgctgtACCAAAATAGTTATTTTACAACTATCACAACCTAAAATAATCGTAGCAAATGTTCTAGCAAGAATCAAAGCATCATTGTAAGCGTATGAGAACCCCAAacagttattttgtttagaagtaataaaaacaTAAATCCACGTCGCGCGCATCTGTGCGTGACGTCAGTGTGTTGTGTGCTGAAAAgggtctattgtacttcaaactatgtgtaggcagtttgcttaggattcaaaccttctcaaacagcctaattcatactcccccccacccccccaccccttttTTTTGGTTGAGATGTGTGTTGACTACCTCCAATATAGTTCATTTGAGATTTTTCAGagattggtgtcatattggcttagtTATGGTGATAGGGAGATTTGAATTTAACACTGAGCTTCATCCAATCCCTATAATAGACGTGACTATCATCGCATCTATAATGGTCACAGCACAAATCATGATACAGGATGTGAAAGACTTGATCACACGTACATTGTTTGAAGGAAATCGTGAATTGCAATGCATATgacaaaaagttatatttaatAATGTGGTTTTAGTGCTACTGACTGAGTGTGAGTAATAGCCCTGACTAAAGTTAACATGGCGGAATGGTACAGTAACAATCTTATAAGATTTTATACTAATTTCAAGAGATTTCACCTTCAGCTTCTGAAAACCTTTGAGTTTTGCAATGTGGAAAACATAATCAAAATAAATATTCTCAAAAACATTACATTTAATGCTTCCCTCAAGGGGAAGAGTTAAATCACCCCACCATCAGTCAGAGACAAAATATGGGAAGTCCtgatagcaaaaataaagaaatcaCGTTATATGTGAAATGGGAAGTGTGAGCAGGATGGTAATATTTCCTTTATATGTCAATGCCATTAGTCTCTGAAGGAGAGTGGTTAACTGACAAGAGAAAGAAAGATCCTGCTAAGCAAGTAAGTGATTGTCTTTTAGACAGTAAAAGTATCATATGCAATGCTAACATTCTAGTGATAATCAAATGTTTCTTATTCCCTCAGGTCCTGTACAAAGAGGAGGGGATGCGGAGTGAAGCATTACCGTGGCCTTTTCTTATTCATTGCATTTGGCTTGGAGGTAGGATACAAATATAGATGTATACAGTATaaaatattgtatttatttattcagtTTTACACAAGAAAATAGAAAACTATGTGAGGAGAGTTAAAAAGAGAAGTGAAAAGTGCATGTGCAGGGGAGGGCACCTCCCCCTTTCAAATATTAATAGAACAAAATGAACAATAAAATGGCATCTTGATTTGTTCAAATCAACCCCTGTGACTTATACTCATATTCCTTGACTGTGTCCAACACCTCTTACTAACATTTCCCCCACTGCGATTTGAGTGATGGGAGTTGATGCCTCGTCATGGACTGCTGAGGTGCCCAGCTCAGTATCCGGCCTGCAGGGCTCGTGCATCGTGATTCCCTGCTCATTCAACTACCCAGAACCAGAGGAGAAGCCCTCTGAATTCACTGGCATCTGGTTCAAAGACACCAATGATGTTATATACCACCCAGACGGTTCCAAAGTATTCAAAGACTACAAGGGTCGTACAGAGCTGGTGGGAGACCTCCGGCAGAAGAACTGCTCACTCAGAATCCACCCGCTCCATCGCAGTGACAAAGGACCCTTTTATTTCAGGATTGAAATAGAAGACCATAAAAAGTATTCCTACATACGTGACACAGTCTCCATTGCAGTGACCAGTAAGTTCCCTTGGGAAGAATTGACAAGGAGAATTTCAATTTATGTAGTAGAGTATCCCATTATTTACCCTATTGATAGCTATAGCTTCTTCTAGATTACAATTATAGTGCTGAAAGGACAGACCCAAGAACTAGTGGATGCACACCTCAAAAGAACTGCAATAACTGTTTTCTTCTCTTTGCTGATTTCAGGCTCTCCAGATCCCCCCTCTCTGTCAGTGAGGGAGGAGGTGAAAGTGGGGGAGGAGGTATCTGCCTCCTGCTCTGTGTCTCACTCCTGCCCATCtgatccccctctcctcacctggAGCCATTCTGGAACACCCAGTGTCCAATCACAGCAGCTGACCAACGGCCAGTGGGAAGTGACATCATCCCTGACCTTTACCCCCAGCATCACTGATCACAACCAGTCTCTTGTCTGCACAGCAGCGTACATGGGAGGGAAGACAGTGAAAAGGTCCAAAATACTCAATGTCAAATGTAAGTGGACCACACCTGTGTGTTAATAACACTGGAAGATTTACACTTTGATTTCTGTGAAAACAGAATGCTTCTGTGCATATGACAAAAGTGAAACAATAAATTAAATTGAACTAATTTGAAAAGGAATCATGAACTTTGTCCAGATCCTGAATTTGGCATACTTCACTTTTTAAATTGAAATAGATTTAGCATGTGATTGATACACTGAATCTGTCCTAAGATCTGTATTACATAGTAATATCATTCTTACTAATGTTGATATTTATAGATGCCCCAGTGGATGTGAAGGTTGAGGGAGTGTCCAGTGTGAAGGAGGGAGACTCTGTAGAGCTGAGATGCTCCAGTGACAGTAACCCTGCTGCCCACAGCTACCGCTGGCACAACAGCAGAGGGCCTCTGCCCACCACGGGACCTACCATCACACTGGAGAATGTGACCAGACTCACTGAAACCCTCTTCTGCACTGCCATCAACACAGAGGGACGAGGCCAATCCAGCCCACTGAAACTAAATGTAGAGTGTAAGTAGATGCCGATGTTCTGTCAATAAGGATCATGTCCTTTCTGTGTCTATAATATGAAGACAATACTCTTCAGGATGTAGCACTACATGTTCAGTTGAAACCAAAATGTTTATCATTCTCATCCCAGACCCCCCTGAGATCAAAGTGGGCTCTGCATGCACATTAGACATCTCCATGGTAACCTGTCTGTGCATTGTGGATTCGGAGCCCCCCGGCACTGTGGAGTGGTCTCTTCCAGCAGGACCCCTGCCCAGTACCAGGGTGGAGAGGCATGGGTCAGTTACCATGGTGACCCTACAGAGGGCACTAGGCTTCTCAGAGACCGTCCACTGCAATGCCAGCAACACACAGGGCAATGCCACCTTGTCCTTCACTGTGTCCACAAATGGTAAGGGAAACAGTGGGGAAAAGTGTATCATAAATGAAGTATTATATACTATATTTACATCATAAAGGATATTATGGGTACATTAATAAATCATAATTATTTGTTTTTGGACAGATAAGATGTTGATGCTGTACGTTTCAATTGGTATTGCTGCATTAGTGGTGGTAGTAATACTAATTCCCATGTCAGCTTGCCTGTTGACCAAGAATGGGTAAGTTGCTCTTTTTGTTTTTGGAGGGAGTTACATGGATTTGTATTTGTTTTTAgctgttttgttctgttttgATAACTTCGCATTATTTTTCTCAACTGTAGGAGTTGTCGTAGTGACCAGCCAGTAACCAGCAAGCAGGACATGGATACAGCCAAGGGTGCTTTTTTAGATCCCTCAACATCAAGGTATTTTTCTACAGGCTGTTCTATCTGTGATCATAATGTATACATCCTGCTGAGTTGCTAAAGACCATTAGCCTACATTCACTCTTGTTGTGTCATATGAAGAGAATGCATCACATAGTGGCCCTAACTCTATCCACAGGAAAGAGCAGAAAGACTCCAGCAGTGAAATCCACACAAACTACTACACCAACGATCACCTATATGGCAACATGGAGGtatgtactgtaggcctactgcagaCATTTACAGTAGATATCTGAGAAGAACTTTGCTCTAAATACAAAGGATTAAAAAAACAATAGAggtgttgttgatgatgatgatgatgatgatacgaTATCTCTGATCTGGTTTCCTGTAGGCTGAAGAGGATGGCGACCCATACGAGAGTGTTGGTGGAGACGATGCAGTCTATGCCAACTTTTGAACACAATAGGAAGCATGTGGGAGTCTGGCTCAGAGGCCATGGTACTCAGTCTGTCAAGGTTTCCAGTTTAACATTAACATTTTAACCCAATGTAGCAGAGCTGGCGACTGCTTATATTTGTTAGCTTTATGGTTCTTGTGGCTAAAGAATATGGTACATTCTTATTTGTGTTGTGGCTTTGTGTTATGGCTTTTACAGTACAAAAAAAAAAGGGCTAATGCTTGGGTAATTCAGGCTCTTTGGTATCACATACACTTATGTCAGTCTCATTATGACTGCAGAACTGTGTGCAAACTTCACCTTTAATTAcagaacacaacataacacattaACTGGCATGACAATCCGTCTCATTAGTCAAAATGCATTTTTATTGTACTTGACACATACCAAAAGCATAACATGCATTTAAATGCACTTAAATTACTACAGAAATGATACATTATCTCTCATGTAGTGACTCCATGTCTTTCATGTGTATAACaaagaaacaaacaaacttgATGAGAGCGTTGCAGCCAACGTCCAATGGGCAGAAATGAATTGtttttgcatccctttgatatgTACAGTAGAAATTatgcaccaatattgcatttgAAAACCCTATTATatgaaatgaagtgccctttaatatagaccacatggagaattcaataaatcagatttaaATATGAATagagacttgctaaagtgccataATTCTGCATTTTGCCCTCcatgcaccctctgtgacttctagaaagattttaacccactaacCCCCAAAATACTCAacgttttcaccatcattgtaaagccctagtgatttcgttgctttgacaaagttatTTCAGAagaatattatttattttatatgaaTAGTGATTCAtttgtctgtccctcattttaaggtcaaccctgttacgtgaactctcattttaatatggtgaaactattcctttttaaattaTAGTGTAAAAGCAGTTGAGCTGGTTTTACtcttttggccattttctggtgttttgtggtgaaaAACTGAGCGGGTctagcataacacgtcaaccctgttacccatagatagacatgctagaaatgttttaacaatttaaAATTATGTGTGAAtattgcattcaattgcccctccctgttgcactcaacaagcttccattcttcttgtcacaaggggattcatggctgatttaagtagtaattaccagttggagggccgttCAAGTGGATTTGTCCTAACCATCCACTGTAGAGCTGTACAATTCCACTCAATTGAAGCACAAGACCTAAACCAACGCTTTGATATAGTGtggagcaatgttccctctatttTTTTTAGGCACTGAGGAAATTTCAGGTCTACTGAGCGCAtgcttgaacgttgtgaaaattcagTGCAACTTCCAGtgtgcgtttactgtgaacactgaggctgtaccagttttaagttagttttaacagtggccatgtaggctactgtggctacttgatcataatgtaggcctaccaaagTGGCTTACCATCAAAAAAAGTGGAGAGAATGCAtctcataacattttaacatggaaatagctgttctatcattcagcctacagtagcatccaatgtgtggtgttcaatgtaggcattaacctgtttatccacttgtccttcagacaaggaggtgactaaaaatgttgttgttgtttgatgcaagaaaccactttacaaaagaAAATGCGTTATTATttccataccattattacagaattatgctaccctctgccta harbors:
- the LOC123483135 gene encoding sialoadhesin-like, with the translated sequence MSMPLVSEGEWLTDKRKKDPAKQVLYKEEGMRSEALPWPFLIHCIWLGVMGVDASSWTAEVPSSVSGLQGSCIVIPCSFNYPEPEEKPSEFTGIWFKDTNDVIYHPDGSKVFKDYKGRTELVGDLRQKNCSLRIHPLHRSDKGPFYFRIEIEDHKKYSYIRDTVSIAVTSSPDPPSLSVREEVKVGEEVSASCSVSHSCPSDPPLLTWSHSGTPSVQSQQLTNGQWEVTSSLTFTPSITDHNQSLVCTAAYMGGKTVKRSKILNVKYAPVDVKVEGVSSVKEGDSVELRCSSDSNPAAHSYRWHNSRGPLPTTGPTITLENVTRLTETLFCTAINTEGRGQSSPLKLNVEYPPEIKVGSACTLDISMVTCLCIVDSEPPGTVEWSLPAGPLPSTRVERHGSVTMVTLQRALGFSETVHCNASNTQGNATLSFTVSTNDKMLMLYVSIGIAALVVVVILIPMSACLLTKNGSCRSDQPVTSKQDMDTAKGAFLDPSTSRKEQKDSSSEIHTNYYTNDHLYGNMEAEEDGDPYESVGGDDAVYANF